CAACACTTTGGGTTTTCCAACTCTTGATTCGCATGACTTACACGAACCGAACACAATTTTTATTCTCATGAAAAACATCCTCCTCCTCTCCATACTCCTCCTCGGGGCGCTCGGCCCCGCCCTTTCGCAAAAGCGCCTCCACGTCAACCATGCCGCCACCGGCCAGAACAACGGCTCGTCGTGGGCCGACGCCTACGCCGACCTGCACGCCGCCTTTGCCGCCGCCCAGCCCGGCGACGAGGTGTGGGTGGCCGGGGGCGAGTACAGGCCCACGGGCGACGGCAACCGCGACTCCTTTTTCCTCATGCCCAGCGGCGTGCGGCTCTACGGCGGCTTCGCCGGCACCGAGGCCAACCTCGCGCAGCGCGACTGGCAGGCGCACCCCACCGTGCTGAGCGGCGACATCGGCGCGGCGGGCGACAGCACCGACAACTCCTTCAACATACTGGTGATGGGCGAGGCCGCCGACGGCACGCTCTTCGACGGGCTGACCTTTCGCCACGGCAGGGCGGAGCCTCCCATCCTGACCGGCTTCCCCTTCCCGCGCAACGCCTGCGGCGCGGCCGTCCACATCAACGCCGGCGGCGGGGTGGCCTACCCGGTGTTTCGCAACTGCCGCTTCGAGCGCAACCACGCGCGCCTGCACGGCGGGGCGGTGTTCGTGCACGCCGCCGCCGACGGCTCCATGGCCGTCCAGTTTCTCGACTGCGTGTTCGAGCGCAACAGCGTCGGGGCGGACGGCGGGGCGGTTTACTGCACCGGGCATGTGGGCGTCGAGCGCGTCCCGGATTTCGGCAACTGCACCTTCACGGCCAATCAGGCCGCCCGTTTCGGCAAGGCGGTGCTGTACAAGTCGCTCTCGCAAGACGACACCCTGCAATACCTCAACTGCCGCTTCTACCTCAACGGCGACTCCACCCGCTGGGTCTTGGAGAACCACTCAGGGAACCACTCCAGGGTTGACAGCTGCCTCTTCGACGGGAACCTGTCCATCAGTTTCAGGGACGATTATTTCACCTCCGGGAACTTTACCCAGACCTCGCACGTGACGAACTCGAGGTTCCTTAACGGCATATCGTTCAACGCTTACGGGCAAAAAGAATGTAAAATTAAGAAATGCCTGTTAAAAAACAACGTAGGCGGGATAGTTGCTTCTATCCACTCACAAAATGGCCTCAAGATAGAAGTGACCGACTGTGTCGTGGATTCATGCGTCATCTCTTCTGTAGTTGATGCTTATTGTGCGCCCGGCGGCGACTGCGAGTATTCCAATCTGGTCATCAGGAACAACAGAAAGGTTCCCGGCAGCATCGGCATGCGTGCCTTCGCCGTCTGCTACAACACGCCCAACGTGCGGTTCCGCAACATAGAGATTGCCAACCACGACAGCATGCACCTGTACGGCATAGCCCCCCAATACACCACCTCGCTCAACTTCAGCCACCTCAGCGTTGTCGGCAACAGGCTCTACTACCGCCAGAACCACAGCTCGTCCGCCCCCGTCCCGACCAAATACCGCAACAGCGTCTTCCACGCGAACACGGACATCGGGCCGCTCAACCTGTTCGGCACCTATCCGTCGGTGACCTTCGACAACTGCGCCCTCGACTCGCTCGACTGCTCCCCGCCCAACGTGACCTGCAACAACACCCTTATCGGCCTCGACCCCATGTTCGTCGACCCCGACGCGGGCGACTTCCGCCTCCAAGCCTGCTCGCCCCTGCGCAACGCCGGCAACAACCTCCATGCCGCCAACATCCCCACCGACCTCGCCGGAACCCCCCGCATCCAGGACGGCACGGTGGACATCGGCGCCTACGAAACCCCCGCCCTCGCCCTCGCCGCCGAGCCGGGGGTGTCGCCCGCCTGTGTCGGCGGGAGCAACGGGAGCGTTGCCATCGCCCCGCAACACGGCTGCGAGCCTTATGGCGTGGCGTGGCAGTCCGGCCCCCTCTCCGGCGACTCGCTCTCCGGCCTCGCGCCCGGCAACTACCTGCTCACCGTCACCGACGCCAGGGGAAACTCCCTGACGGCCTCCGTCACCGTGCCTGCCGCCCCCGCGCCCACCCTGCAGGTGGACGGACAGCCCATCTCCTGCTTCGGCGCCGCCGACGCCATGCTCTCCGTCAGGGCGCTCACCGGAAAGCCCCCCTTCGCCTACCTGTGGTCGCCCTCCGGCGCCACCGACTCGGTGGACACGGGCCTCGGCCCCGGCCCGGCCTCCGTCACCGTCACCGACGACTGGGGCTGCACGGCCACCTTCTCCTTCGACATCCCCGAGCCGGACACCCTGCAGTTCGCCGCCACCGTCACCCGGCCCTCCACCCCACAGAGCGCCGACGGGGGCATCGTGGTGAACAGCGTGACGGGCGGCACGCCGCCCTACGCCTACCTGTGGGAGCCGGGCGGCAGCATGGAGGCCATTCTTGCGGGGCTGTCGGAGGGCACCTACGCGCTGACGGTGACGGACGCGCGGGGCTGCGAGGCGGCGTGGACGTTCGAGGTGAAGGCGCTGGTGGGCGTGACGGAGGCGGAGGGCGTGGCGACGCTGGTCATCTGGCCGAACCCGGCGGGGGAGTCGGCGTGGCTGAGGTGGGAGGGGGCGATGCCGTCGGTGCTGGAGATGTACGACGCTCGGGGTCGCTTGGTTCGGTCGGAGCGGGTGTCGGCGGCGGGGGAGCGGTGGCGAGTGTCGCTGGAGGGGCTGGCCGCCGGGGCGTACGCGGTGATTTTGCGCGACGGGAGTGGCAAGGCGGTGGGCGTGGGAAGGTTGGTGAGGGGGTGAGGGGGCAACGGAGGAGATTACCCATCCTCGAAGTTCCCGACCAAACTTGCACGCGGCACCTCGATGCTGACAAATGTACCCCGACCTGGGGCCGATTCCAAGTGCATCTTACCTCGCAATGCCTCTACACGGGTACGCACATTCGAGATACCGATGCCATCGGTACCATTGTGGGATGCGTCGAAACCCTGACCGTTGTCTTCCACCGTGAGGAGCAGGTTGCCTTCCACTTCGAGCAGTTGTAGATTGACCATTGAGGCTCGAGCGTGTTTTAGCACGTTGGCAAGGAGCTCTTGGGCGATGCGGTATAGGTGGATTTTTGTCACGTTGCCAACTCGGTCTAAGGGATAATTGGCATAAAACTGAACGTTTAGCCCTTTTTGGGCCTGCTGGATGCGCACCGTCAATTCTTCCAAAGCAGTTTCCAGCCCGGTGGTATCGAGTGTTTTCGACATAAGGTCGTGCGAAATGCCGCGCACCTCGTGATAAATCGCGTCGAGGTCATCGGCGATATCGGTCATTTTTTGGGCGAGCTCATGGTCGGTCGAGACATCCTCCCGCATGGCATCCACTTTCATATTAACTGCAGCCAACTGCACACAAGCACTGTCGTGGAGGTCGCGAGCGATGCGGCGACGCTCTTTTTCGATGCCCAGAATAAGCTGCTCGCTCAATCCTTGTTCTTTGGCTTGTGCCATACGCAGTTCGGTTTTTTGGTTTACTTCAATCAGCCGCAAGTAACGTCGCACCGCAAAATTGAACACCAGCACCATTTCCAAGAAAAAGGCTCCAATGACAAACGGCGAGAGGAAAAAGGTGTTGGCGATGCGAAACGAGGCCAAGACGCGGTCAGCCAAGTCGAAGCCCGTGGACCCATAGCCCAGATGCTGGAGCGAGGTGATGCCGATACCGATGCAGTTGAGCGCGATGACCAACAAAAGCCAAGAAAAACGTCGGCGCTTTTTCAAAAACATCTCGCGGAACAGCCAAGCCAGCATGGCCAAACTAAACAGTCCCAACAGGCCTAAAAACAATATGAACACTTCGCTCGTGAACTTCAGGTTGAACACCCAGACGATGAATCGCATGGCTTGCAGAAACAACGTGAGCAGAAAAACCCCAATGAAGGATTCCGCAAAATAGTTGAGCCGCGGCGAGCTTTTAGGCAAATCAAAATAGAGCCTGAAATACTGAATACCCAATACTAAGCGGAGGTTGTTGAGCACCATCGGCACAATGTGCTGCAAATCGCCGTTATTTTTCCAAATATACATGAAGCCCAACCCCAGATGCGCGGGGATGAATAGTGCCGTCACCAACACATAGCCAAAGTAGTACCAATGGAAAGACTGCTTGGAAGCAACAATGAGAATGGCCAATAAAATGAGAAAAAGAACGGTGAAGACATAAAAAATGGTCATTAGGATGTCCACCGTCCATTGTTGAGGCCCCCCTTCCACTCGTTCTTTTCGGTCAAATATCAAGATGCGCAGGTGCAGCGGCGCTTCGGACTCGAATTTCAGGTAAAACCACGCGACACTGTTTGGGGCGATATGGGCAGGGAAGAGGAAATTGCGGAAATTGGAGTCAGGGCGCACGCCAAACCTGAAATTGGTACCCGTCAAAAGCCCGGTGTCTTTGAGCGAATTCAGTGAATAGTATTCGATGCGGTTGATGAAAGGATTGACCACTTCGACCAAAAAATCCTCTTTATCGGTTTTGTTTTCCAATGCAAACCGCAGCCAATAGACATCACGCTTGTCCCAGATAAAGTTGCAGCAACGCTTTTTTGTTTCAAAAAATGAATCGGGCAAAGCCTCCAAGAGCGCCGCCGCACTGATTTTTCCGTTCGATTTGAGCTCGAACAACGAATCCAGCAAATGCCTCCTTGTCGAGTCGCGCCCTCGGTCGTTCAGCACCTGCACGCTTACATGACGCTCGAGCATATTTTTGGTCGAATCCACAAACATCGCTGCCGTCAATTCCTTCGGCTTGAATGTGTTCGATGTGCTGCGAAATTCAAGTGGCTGACACCACACAGCGCCCGTCGCCGTCAGCAACAGGCTGATAACATAGAACAAGCTTGCCTTTTGCATACGATAGCAAGGATTAAAAATGAGCAGGGAATCAGCCACTTACAGCGCAAAACAGGTTGTTTCCCCCAGAAAAAAATGGGTGCGGCAAAAGTGACGGACTTTTGGGCGGACAGCCAAAGTCGCGCATAGGGATTTTGCAAAAAATCACGGTAATACCGGATTTCCGGGAACAGAACCTGTTTTAAAACTTCTGCCGGAGCAGGAAGGGGCTTTGAAACAAATGCTTAGGCGGGATACTCCACGAAATTGCGCGGTGTCTCGTAAAGCCGCACATGAAGGTCGTATTTTTTCGGAATCTGCTGGCGCAGAATCATGTAAATCACCACGCAGATATTTTCGGCGGTCGGGTTCAGGTTTCTAAATTCGGCGGTGTCCAAGTTCAGGTTTTTGTGGTCAAATCGCTGTTCCACCTCGCGTTTTATCAAATCGGCCAGCCAACCGAGGTCAATCACCATGCCCGTGTCGGGGTCAATATCACCTGTCACCTTCACCTCCAACTCGTAGTTGTGGCCATGCCAGTTGGGGTTGTTGCAAAGCCCAAACACCTCTTTGTTCTTGGCATCCGACCAAGCGGGGTTGTGCAACCGATGGGCGGCGTTGAAATGAGCACGGCGAATAACGGCGACTTTCATGGAGTGTGCGAATAGGTGACAGCAAGTTGGCTCATAAAACCGATACGGGCAAAAATAGTTTTTTTGCAAATCAGGTACTCGATATTGCGCTCATTCACTCAATCTTTTGCCGTACCTTCGCCCTCACGCAAAAACCTTTTCAACAGCACAGTCACATCTGACTCTCCATATACGAGGCAAATTTTCGCCAAAACATAGTCCGACGAATCCATTGACAACCATGCACACGGCCCCAATCGTCTGACCCAATTTCAAGTCAATAAGCGCAGTGCTGTCTGCGAAGGTTTTGTGTTGCCACGTCGTGCCATTAGCCAATCAAGCGTGGGGTTCTTTGCACAAAACAATGATTTTCAGCGACATTATCGGCCAAAGCAGGACCAAGACATTCCTGCTCCAACTCGCACACAGCGAGCGCATACCCCACGCCTTGCTGTTTTTGGGGCCGACGGGCAGTGGCAATTTGGCCTTGACGCTCGCGTTCGCCCAGCTGTTGCAATGTGAAAAAAATCCGACAAGCCGCAAAGCCGAACCAACAGAAAACAGCCTCTTTGGAGCACCCGACTCCTCCGAAAACCACCCACCCGCGCCTGCGCTCCACGATGCTTGCGGCGAGTGTTCCGCCTGCCGAAAAGCTGCCCAATTTGCCCATCCCGACATTCATTTTTCTTTCCCGACCGTCGGTGCCAATGCGGTCAGCACTGACTATCTCAAGCAGTGGCGTGCGGCACTTGCCGAAAACCCTTACATGGATGCAAACACCTGGCTACAGCGTCTGGGTGCTGAAAACAAGCAGGGCAACATCACCAAAGACGAGTGCAATGCCATCATCAAAAAACTCAGCCTCAAAGCCTTTGAAGGGCGCTACAAAATACTTGTGATGTGGCTGCCCGAATATCTCGGCAAAGAGGGCAACCGCCTGCTCAAGCTCGTCGAGGAGCCACCTGAGCAGACGATTTTTTTGTTGGCTGCCGAAAATCAGGATGCCATTCTGAACACCATCCTTTCTCGCTGCCAATTAGTCAAGACCGACCTGCTGAGCGACGAGGAAATAACGACGGGCCTGCATCTGCAACGGGGCCTCGACGAGAGCCGCGCCCGGCAAATCGCCTTTTCGGCCGATGGCGACTTTAGCGCCGCGCTCCACATCGCCGACAACCCCGAAAACGACGATGCCCGCTTACTGCTCGACTGGCTCCGCAAATGCTGGCGCGGCAACGGAGTGGAACTCGTGAAATGGACAGAGGACTTCGCCAAGCTAGGCCGCGAAAACCAAAAGCAATTCCTCCACTATGGGCTGCATTTCTTGCGTGAGCTGATGGCGCTGGTCCTGACGGGCAACCCCAACCTGCGCCTGCAACCCGAAGAACTCGCCACCGCCCAAAACATGGCCAAAGTGCTCAACTTCGACAAAATAACCCGATTGGTCGGCCTTTTCAACGACAACATTTACTACGTCGAACGGAACGCCAATCCGAAAATCCTTTTTCTCGACACCTCCATCCAAATGAACCACATTTTGAAAAATGCCTGAAAACAAACAGACATTCACCTTGAAGCGCATCGGGCTGATTGCCCTCATGACGGCGCTCATTGGAATCGGCGCTTACGTCACGGCACACGAGTTCAACGATGGCGTCATCACCCCAGCGGTCATAGGCTCCGTGTTTCTTGGCATGGCCTTCCCCAATTTGCTGATAGCCGGCATGATGCGGTTGTTCCGAGTGCATGTGGGAAAAATCTTCCTGCTAATCGCCGCCGTTTGCATCATCGTCGGCATAGTGCTCATATCCGTTTGACCTCAAACCAAACCAGTCACCAATAACTAACAACCAACATGGGATGCATAGGATGTTCCTGCTCGACAGGTAAAGATAGCGTAAGCGGGTGCCGCTCCAATGGCGGCTGCGCTTCCGGCGGCTGCAACCGCCAC
This genomic interval from Saprospiraceae bacterium contains the following:
- a CDS encoding 6-carboxytetrahydropterin synthase; translated protein: MKVAVIRRAHFNAAHRLHNPAWSDAKNKEVFGLCNNPNWHGHNYELEVKVTGDIDPDTGMVIDLGWLADLIKREVEQRFDHKNLNLDTAEFRNLNPTAENICVVIYMILRQQIPKKYDLHVRLYETPRNFVEYPA